Proteins encoded in a region of the Pelmatolapia mariae isolate MD_Pm_ZW linkage group LG16_19, Pm_UMD_F_2, whole genome shotgun sequence genome:
- the g2e3 gene encoding G2/M phase-specific E3 ubiquitin-protein ligase, protein MKKKARRSQETHTNSVQEECCALCRCSDDDPAMFGEKVTLKEHKLSVHYFCLLTSCGVYQRGEEDEGIFGFLVEDIKQEVRRSARLTCFGCKKKGACVGCNVRSCRKMVHFPCGRKQMFVSQFTGLFPSYCPDHSPSQSLCTGLDISLPRSCSICLDSIDPVLSYSILKCPSCHTSWFHRDCVQRQAHSAGLFFFRCTLCNNKENFQEEMLRMGIYIPERDASWELEANAYAELLEVYKRCDALTCLCNNGRTHSAKSGWFEVIRCRLCGSKGTHRKCSGLKLDTKDWACTDCTQATDGKASLVRSPQGGPRRSLLSKRHRPSVHSSISCKRPSLPERSGSPEELLHSLVPRLHPPSVQVEVIGDQALSAGLNLVRRADFDPTQTLSVRFKDIDQTPLPNNLWDSDTAKEYFLKLLMQQIQECVVFEGPDGSKNLALDSEALREDLYFDVGCLLALSLVHGGPPVGFFSRALYQCLFNYPANRPLNVTHMTPDTHFTHQVTRITEAESLEELKEVMAVSWEYLELAGCNRPISSLKEREALVEDLVSFTMITRMQLPLQRFREGLQTLGVFDQVQLFPSVFCGVFCEAGDHLTAQTIGQLFTINFSEQEEKLNRETPVVTFWRHFLLECEVGRSSISLQDLLRFATGSAELPAVSALSSPSISFLHPLTPSPLGFKEGRSVDWRDEGLFPQSEPESKHLLLPVTSSYQAFKSSMEQAISHHVHLLPTDG, encoded by the exons ATGAAGAAGAAGGCAAGGAGGTCgcaggagacacacacaaacagtgtcCAGGAGGAGT GCTGTGCTTTGTGTAGGTGCAGTGATGATGACCCAGCCATGTTTGGGGAGAAAGTCACACTCAAAGAACATAAACTCTCTGTCCACTACTTCTGCTTG CTAACATCTTGTGGAGTTTATCAGCGAGGAGAGGAAGACGAAGGCATCTTCGGTTTCCTGGTGGAGGACATCAAACAGGAGGTCCGCCGGTCGGCTCGACTG ACATGTTTTGGCTGTAAGAAGAAGGGAGCATGTGTCGGCTGTAATGTCAGGAGCTGTAGGAAGATGGTTCACTTCCCCTGTGGGAGGAAGCAAATGTTTGTCTCCCAGTTCACTGGACTCTTCCC ATCTTACTGTCCGGATCATAGTCCCTCCCAGTCTCTGTGTACTGGGTTAGACATCAGTCTGCCTCGATCCTGCTCCATCTGTCTGGACTCTATTGATCCCGTTTTGTCTTACTCCATCCTCAAGTGTCCATCCTGCCATAccagctggttccacagagacTGTGTGCAG cgtCAGGCCCACAGTGCAGGCCTGTTCTTCTTTAGATGTACCCTGTGTAACAACAAGGAAAACTTCCAGGAGGAAATGCTCAGAATGGGAATATACATCCCAGAGAG AGATGCCTCGTGGGAGTTGGAGGCAAATGCATATGCAGAACTGTTGGAGGTTTACAAACGCTGTGACGCTCTCACCTGCCTCTGCAACAATGGTCGTACACACTCTGCCAAGAGCGG gtGGTTTGAGGTGATTCGCTGCCGACTGTGTGGCTCTAAAGGGACTCACAGGAAATGTTCGGGACTAAAATTGGACACTAAAGATTGGGCCTGCACTGACTGCACACAAGCGACAGATGGGAAAG CCTCCCTTGTTAGGTCTCCTCAGGGAGGTCCGAGGAGAAGTCTGCTGTCCAAACGCCACAGGCCTTCAGTTCACTCCTCCATCAGCTGTAAAAG ACCATCTTTACCCGAAAGATCTGGATCGCCTGAAGAGCTCCTGCATTCTTTGGTCCCTCGGCTTCATCCCCCAAGTGTCCAGGTGGAGGTGATCGGGGACCAGGCTCTGTCAGCTGGTCTCAACTTAGTCAGGAGGGCTGATTTTGACCCCACACAAACTCTGTCTGTCAG GTTCAAAGACATAGATCAGACTCCCCTTCCCAACAACCTCTGGGACAGTGACACAGCCAAGGAGTACTTTCTGAAGCTGCTGATGCAGCAGATACAGGAGTGTGTAGTGTTCGAGGGCCCAGATGGATCCAAAAACTTGGCGCTGGACTCAGAGG CTCTGCGTGAGGACCTTTATTTTGATGTCGGCTGCCTGCTGGCCCTCTCTCTGGTCCATGGTGGTCCACCTGTTGGCTTCTTCTCGCGTGCTCTCTATCAGTGTCTATTCAACTACCCAGCCAACCGTCCCCTCAATGTCACACATATGACCCCTGACACACACTTCACCCACCAGGTCACCAGG ATCACAGAGGCAGAGTCTTTAGAAGAGCTAAAAGAAGTCATGGCAGTCAGCTGGGAGTACCTGGAACTAGCTGGCTGTAATCGACCAATCAGCAGCCTGAAGGAGAGAGAGGCTCTGGTGGAGGATTTGGTGAGCTTCACCATGATCACCAGGATGCAGCTGCCACTGCAGAG GTTTCGGGAGGGTCTACAGACTTTGGGTGTCTTTGATCAG GTTCAGCTCTTCCCATCTGTCTTCTGTGGAGTTTTCTGCGAAGCTGGTGATCATCTCACAGCTCAGACGATTGGTCAGCTCTTCACCATCAACTTCTCTGAGCAGGAGGAAAAACTGAACCGAGAGACGCCCGTTGTCACCTTCTGGAGGCACTTCCTGCTGGAGTGTGAAG tTGGAAGGAGCTCCATCTCCCTTCAGGACCTCCTTCGCTTTGCCACAGGAAGTGCCGAGCTACCAGCTGTCAGTGCCCTCTCTTCTCCCTCCATCTCCTTCCTCCATCCTCTCACGCCCTCCCCATTAGGATTCAAAGAAGGGAGAAGTGTGGACTGGAGGGATGAGGGACTCTTCCCTCAGAGTGAGCCTGAGTCCAAACACCTCCTCCTACCCGTCACTTCCTCCTACCAAGCTTTTAAAAGCTCCATGGAGCAGGCCATCAGCCACCATGTGCACCTTCTCCCCACAGATGGTTAA